The following proteins are encoded in a genomic region of Candidatus Zixiibacteriota bacterium:
- a CDS encoding thiamine pyrophosphate-dependent enzyme, translating into MTTDNKTVFDRPVALRDVVTHYCPGCTHGIIHRMVSEILDELGLRERTCGVAPVGCSVLCYNYYDTDFMEAPHGRAPALATGFKRMRPDMIVFTYQGDGDLASIGMGEIVHAANRGEKFTTIFVNNAIYGMTGGQMAPTTLSGQITTTCPVGRDTAQTGQPIRVAELLSALATPGYIERVAVHQPKYILQAKKAIRKAFELQRDGKCYTLIEVLSTCPTNWGNTPGEATEWLDENMMKYFPLGCYKDFVEEET; encoded by the coding sequence ATGACAACTGATAACAAGACAGTTTTTGACCGACCGGTAGCGCTGCGCGATGTCGTGACCCATTACTGTCCCGGTTGTACCCACGGCATCATTCACCGTATGGTGTCGGAAATTCTTGACGAGTTGGGATTGCGAGAGAGAACCTGCGGCGTGGCCCCGGTTGGCTGTTCTGTGTTGTGCTACAATTACTACGACACTGATTTCATGGAGGCGCCGCACGGACGGGCGCCGGCGCTGGCCACAGGATTCAAACGGATGCGTCCCGACATGATTGTCTTCACCTATCAAGGTGACGGCGACCTGGCCTCGATCGGCATGGGTGAGATCGTTCACGCCGCCAACCGGGGTGAGAAATTTACCACGATTTTTGTCAACAACGCTATCTACGGTATGACCGGCGGACAGATGGCGCCGACTACACTGTCCGGTCAGATCACGACGACTTGCCCGGTGGGGCGAGACACGGCCCAGACAGGGCAGCCAATCCGCGTGGCGGAACTGTTATCAGCGTTAGCCACGCCGGGCTACATCGAGCGAGTGGCGGTGCACCAACCTAAGTACATCCTTCAGGCCAAGAAAGCCATCCGCAAAGCGTTCGAACTGCAACGCGACGGCAAGTGCTACACCCTTATCGAAGTGTTGTCGACCTGTCCGACCAACTGGGGAAACACCCCGGGCGAAGCCACCGAGTGGCTTGACGAAAACATGATGAAGTACTTCCCGCTGGGATGCTACAAGGACTTTGTTGAGGAAGAAACCTGA
- a CDS encoding 2-oxoacid:acceptor oxidoreductase family protein: MSQFEVTFAGFGGQGIMTAGQLLAYAGIEEEKQVAWIPSYGPEMRGGTAYCTVVISDIRIGSPIISNPQCACVFNRPSFDKFTPRIKPGGLVIVNSTLINVTTDRTDIDQILVPANEIAATAGNPKAANMVVLGAFIGATNVVSYDTIKQVIKGKMAHKQSVLEVNYRVLDEGRALAVDQLGKKVKT; encoded by the coding sequence ATGAGCCAGTTCGAAGTCACATTTGCAGGTTTTGGCGGTCAAGGGATCATGACGGCCGGACAGCTACTCGCCTACGCCGGGATTGAGGAAGAGAAGCAGGTGGCTTGGATACCATCGTATGGACCGGAGATGCGCGGTGGCACGGCTTACTGCACGGTGGTGATTTCGGACATTCGTATAGGTTCACCGATTATTAGCAATCCGCAATGCGCTTGCGTTTTTAATCGGCCATCGTTCGACAAGTTTACACCGCGTATCAAGCCGGGCGGTCTGGTGATCGTGAACAGCACACTGATTAATGTCACTACCGACCGCACAGACATCGACCAGATACTTGTGCCGGCCAACGAAATCGCGGCCACAGCAGGCAACCCCAAAGCAGCCAACATGGTGGTGTTGGGAGCTTTCATCGGCGCAACCAACGTCGTTTCATACGACACGATCAAGCAGGTCATCAAAGGGAAGATGGCGCACAAACAATCCGTGCTGGAGGTCAATTACCGCGTACTTGATGAAGGTCGGGCGCTGGCAGTGGATCAACTGGGCAAGAAAGTAAAGACATGA
- a CDS encoding NAD(P)H-dependent oxidoreductase subunit E — MNHDLSKLSEIYDRYPRTPQSLIAVLQDIQKEFHFLPCEALKQTAEELSVPLSKVFSVSTFYNAFSLVPKGERIVRICVGTTCHIRGAKQIQEQLEDHLKIKAGETTEDLKFTLEVVACVGACAMAPVVAVNERYHGSVSVASCKKLLKPSKKT; from the coding sequence ATGAACCACGATTTAAGCAAGCTGTCCGAGATTTATGATCGCTACCCGCGCACGCCGCAATCGTTGATCGCTGTCTTGCAGGATATCCAAAAGGAATTTCACTTTCTGCCGTGCGAAGCGCTCAAGCAAACAGCCGAAGAGTTGAGTGTCCCACTGTCAAAAGTGTTTTCGGTATCCACGTTTTATAATGCCTTCAGTCTCGTCCCCAAGGGTGAGCGAATCGTGCGGATATGTGTCGGCACTACTTGTCACATTCGGGGCGCCAAGCAGATTCAGGAGCAGTTGGAAGATCATCTGAAAATCAAAGCGGGAGAGACGACGGAGGATCTCAAATTCACATTGGAAGTCGTCGCTTGCGTAGGCGCTTGCGCCATGGCGCCGGTAGTGGCGGTCAATGAAAGATATCACGGCAGCGTTTCGGTAGCCAGTTGCAAGAAGCTGCTTAAACCGAGTAAGAAGACCTGA